One window of the Acinonyx jubatus isolate Ajub_Pintada_27869175 chromosome A2, VMU_Ajub_asm_v1.0, whole genome shotgun sequence genome contains the following:
- the SHD gene encoding SH2 domain-containing adapter protein D, which produces MAKWLRDYLSFGGRRPPPQPPTPDYTESDILRAYREQKNLDFEDPYEDSESRLESDPAGAGDSKGLGDAKYDSPKHRLIKVEAADMARAKVLLGSPGEESELDTEYSDPFDAQPHPPPSDDGYMEPYDAQRAVSELPSKGVQLYDTPYEEQDREPGDGPPSGRRPRQSRLPQEDERPADEYDQPWEWKKDHISKAFAVQFDGPEWERTPGSAKELRKPASRSPQPAERVDPALPLEKQPWFHGPLSRADAESLLSLCKEGSYLVRLSETSPQDCSLSLRGSQGFLHLKFARTRENQFVLGQHSGPFASVPELVLHYSSRPLPVQGAEHLALLYPVVVQTP; this is translated from the exons ATGGCCAAGTGGCTACGCGACTACCTGAGCTTTGGCGGTCGGAGGCCCCCTCCGCAGCCGCCCACCCCCGACTACACGGAGAGCGACATCCTGAGGGCCTACCGGGAACAGAAGAATCTGGACTTCGAGGACCCCTATGAGGACTCGGAGAGCCGCCTGGAGTCGGACCCCGCCGGCGCCGGGGACTCGAAGGGCCTCGGAGACGCCAAGTACGACTCTCCCAAGCACCGGCTCATCAAGGTGGAAGCTGCAGACATGGCCAGAGCCAAGGTCTTGCTGGGCAGCCCTGGGGAAGAG TCGGAACTCGACACCGAGTACTCAGACCCCTTCGATGCCCAGCCTCATCCGCCACCTTCAGATGATGGCTACATGGAGCCCTACGATGCCCAGAGGGCCGTGAGCg AACTGCCGTCCAAGGGGGTGCAGCTGTATGACACCCCCTATGAGGAGCAGGACCGAGAGCCAGGAGATGGGCCCCCTTCTGGAAGGAGACCTCGCCAGAGCCGGCTGCCTCAGGAGGATGAGCGGCCAGCGGATGAGTATGACCAGCCCTGGGAGTGGAAGAAAGACCACATCTCCAAGGCGTTTGCAG tgCAGTTTGACGGCCCGGAGTGGGAAAGGACCCCAGGCTCAGCCAAAGAGCTCCGGAAACCCGCATCCAGAAGCCCCCAGCCCGCAGAGCGCGTGGACCCGGCCCTGCCCCTGGAGAAACAGCC GTGGTTCCACGGCCCACTGAGCCGGGCCGATGCTGAGAGCCTCCTGTCGCTCTGCAAGGAAGGCAGCTACCTCGTGCGGCTCAGCGAGACCAGTCCCCAAGACTGCTCCCTGTCCCTCAG GGGCAGCCAGGGCTTCCTGCACCTGAAGTTCGCACGGACCCGAGAGAACCAGTTCGTGCTGGGTCAGCACAGCGGCCCCTTCGCCAGCGTCCCGGAGCTGGTCCTGCATTACAGCTCCCGGCCGCTGCCCGTGCAGGGCGCTGAGCACTTGGCCCTACTGTACCCTGTGGTCGTGCAGACGCCCTGA